One window of Mastacembelus armatus chromosome 20, fMasArm1.2, whole genome shotgun sequence genomic DNA carries:
- the LOC113121843 gene encoding cadherin-20, translating to MDGWMDGLSIQHCVMINEDTKSSQEERNQRTAFMKKENHSSKLYFTMGDLLQLRAFTSTLLPVALCVLTLMPHSLLGKSSKEDNTGSSALLHRIKRGWVWNQFFVLEEYTGLEPLYIGKLHSDMDKGDGSIKYILTGEGAGTTFTIDDSTGDIHAIQRLDREVKAQYVLRAQARNRLTDRPLEPESEFIVKIQDINDNEPRFLDGPYQATVPEMSKIGTSVIQLTATDADDPTYGNSARVVYSILEGQPYFSVDAKTGMVRVSLADMDRETRENYTVVIQAKDMGGQLGGLAGTTTVNITLSDVNDNPPMFDQRLYQMSVPESVPVGSVVGRIWAKDRDTGVNAEMKYSIIDGDGRDTFDISTDPTNLFGIITVKKPLNFENKPSYTLKVEGANTHLDLAFHHRGPFKDVTIVHVSVEDVDEPPVFDLPAYYIELPEDTEIGTVMKTVSARDPDAANHTVRYSIERSSDPEKYFYIEITSGSLMTVRLLDREEVGWHNITVLAMEMNNPTQISSVSVAVKVLDVNDNPPSLTDYLEAYVCDNAKAGQLIQTVTAVDPDEPLGGQHFYYSLAPEAANNPNFTLRDNQDNTAWILTRRGGWSHQGQTVFYLPIIISDSEQPVQTSTSTLTIRLCSCDQGGNVMSCNAEAYSLPTSLSRGALIAILACIFVLLVMILLMLSLRSHHKKPYLCDEEENVHENIVRYDDEGGGEEDTEAFDIAAMWNPREAHPNLGKMRQDMLPEIESLSRYIPQACVMGGGGDGGVHGYVLAKLLEADMDPCAPPYDSLQTYAYEGEGSVAESLSSLQSGTSNTDHEYDYLNEWGPRFKKLAEMYGVLDTNSPPPW from the exons gACACTAAAAGCAGCcaagaagaaagaaaccagAGGACAGCATTCATGAAGAAAGAGAACCATTCTTCAAAACTTTATTTCACAATGGGAGACCTATTACAGCTTCGAGCATTTACCAGTACCTTACTGCCTGTGGCCCTCTGCGTTTTGACCCTTATGCCTCACAGCCTTTTGGGTAAGTCCTCAAAGGAGGACAACACAGGCAGCTCAGCACTGCTCCACAGGATCAAGCGAGGCTGGGTGTGGAACCAGTTCTTTGTCCTGGAGGAGTACACTGGACTGGAACCACTTTATATTGGAAAG CTCCACTCAGACATGGACAAAGGCGATGGCTCCATTAAGTACATCCTGACAGGTGAGGGTGCAGGTACCACGTTCACCATCGATGACAGCACAGGGGACATCCATGCCATCCAGAGGCTGGACCGAGAGGTGAAGGCTCAGTATGTGCTCCGTGCCCAGGCCCGCAATCGCCTGACGGACCGGCCTCTGGAGCCCGAGTCTGAGTTTATCGTCAAGATCCAGGACATTAACGATAATGAGCCAAGATTTCTAGATGGACCCTACCAGGCAACTGTCcctgaaatgtcaaaaatag GAACATCTGTGATCCAGCTGACTGCTACAGATGCAGATGACCCCACATATGGCAACAGTGCTCGTGTGGTCTACAGCATCCTGGAAGGCCAACCATATTTCTCAGTGGATGCCAAGACCG GAATGGTCCGTGTGTCCCTGGCAGACATGGACCGGGAAACCAGAGAAAATTACACTGTGGTCATCCAAGCCAAGGACATGGGCGGCCAGCTGGGGGGGCTCGCTGGCACCACCACTGTCAACATCACACTCAGTGACGTCAATGACAACCCACCCATGTTTGACCAAA ggcTATACCAGATGAGTGTCCCAGAGTCGGTTCCTGTGGGTTCAGTAGTGGGTCGAATCTGGGCAAAGGACAGAGACACTGGTGTCAACGCTGAGATGAAGTACAGCATCATTGATGGAGATGGAAGGGACACCTTTGACATAAGCACTGACCCCACCAACCTTTTTGGtatcatcacagtgaaaaag CCACTGAACTTTGAAAACAAACCCAGTTACACTCTAAAGGTGGAAGGTGCCAATACACATCTGGACCTGGCCTTCCACCACCGCGGGCCCTTCAAGGATGTCACAATCGTGCATGTGAGTGTGGAGGATGTGGATGAGCCTCCAGTGTTTGACTTGCCAGCGTACTACATAGAGTTGCCAGAGGACACTGAGATCGGCACAGTGATGAAGACGGTGTCTGCGAGGGATCCTGATGCTGCCAACCACACTGTGAg ATATTCCATTGAGAGGTCCAGTGATCCCGAGAAGTACTTCTACATTGAGATCACTTCTGGGTCGCTGATGACGGTGCGTCTGCTGGACCGAGAGGAGGTTGGCTGGCACAATATCACTGTCCTCGCCATGGAGATGA ATAACCCTACACAGATTTCGAGTGTATCTGTGGCGGTGAAGGTCCTGGATGTGAATGATAATCCTCCATCGCTGACAGATTACTTGGAGGCTTATGTGTGTGACAATGCCAAAGCAGGGCAG CTGATCCAGACAGTGACGGCGGTGGATCCAGATGAGCCGCTGGGTGGACAACACTTCTACTATAGCTTGGCTCCAGAGGCTGCCAATAACCCCAATTTCACTTTGAGAGACAACCAAG ACAACACAGCATGGATCCTAACTCGACGTGGAGGCTGGTCACACCAGGGCCAGACTGTCTTCTACTTACCCATCATCATCTCTGATAGTGAGCAGCCAGTCCAGACCAGCACCAGCACACTGACCATCAGATTGTGCAGCTGTGACCAGGGGGGGAACGTCATGTCCTGCAATGCTGAGGCCTACAGCCTGCCCACCAGCCTCAGCAGAGGAGCACTCATCGCCATTCTAGCCTGTATCTTTGTCCTGCTGG TGATGATTCTGCTCATGCTTTCCCTGCGAAGTCATCATAAGAAGCCCTACCTGTGTGACGAGGAAGAGAACGTGCATGAGAACATTGTGCGCTACGACGATGAAGGTGGTGGTGAGGAGGATACCGAGGCCTTTGATATTGCTGCCATGTGGAACCCACGTGAGGCACACCCCAACCTGGGCAAGATGAGGCAAGACATGCTGCCGGAAATAGAGAGCCTCTCTCGCTACATCCCTCAGGCATGTGTCATGGGTGGTGGTGGGGACGGTGGCGTTCATGGGTATGTGCTAGCGAAGCTCCTGGAGGCTGACATGGACCCATGTGCACCACCCTACGACTCCCTGCAGACCTATGCCTATGAGGGCGAAGGCTCTGTTGCTGAATCCCTCAGCTCGCTCCAGTCAGGGACATCCAACACCGACCATGAGTACGACTATCTCAACGAGTGGGGGCCTCGCTTTAAAAAACTTGCTGAGATGTATGGAGTGCTGGACACAAACAGTCCCCCGCCGTGGTAG